From Lactobacillus sp. PV012:
TTGCGTAGAATCAAAGTTAATTGACAAATGTCCCTTACCTTTTTTACTTTCAGTAATATTCACTCCCGTACCAAATCTATCTTTGAGCTGGGATTCACTAGCAACAATAAAAGCTGACTTTCTTATAACTTTTTTCTTAGTTAACTTGTTTTTTTCATTAAGCTTATTAACCAGTGCTTCTAATTGTCTAACTGTAATACCTTCACTTACTACTTTTTTAGCTAGTTTATCAATTCCTTCTTTATTTTTTAACCCTAATAAAGTTCTAGCTTGTCCCATGGATAACTGACCATGCTGAAGCATCCGCTTTGTTTTTTGGGGCAAAGTTAGTAAGCGTAAGTAATTAGCAATATAAGGGCGAGACTTTCCCAATCGTTTAGAAACTTCTTCTTGAGTAAGGCCAAGATTTTTTTGCAAGGTATCATAGGCTTGAGCTTCTTCTAATGGAGTTAAATCTTCTCTTTGTAAATTTTCTAAGATTGCCACTTCCATCATTTGTGCTTCATCAAAATCACGAATGATAGCAGGAATTGTTTTTTCTTTAGCTAGTTTAGATGCCCTAAATCTTCTTTCACCAGCTATAATTTCATAGCCATTGAGAGATTTACGCAAAATAATCGGCTGAAAAACTCCATTTTCTTTAATGGATGCTGAAAGTTCTTGCAAACTCTTTTCATCAAAAGTTTTTCGTGGCTGATAAGGATTAGGTCTAATCTCAGTTAAAGTAATCTTTTGAACTTCTTCACCTTGGTCATTTTTCACCTTAGGTGCATCTTCAAATAATGCCTCTAATCCGCGCCCTAATCCTCTTTTCTTCAAATCCTTAGAATTCTTTACCATGTGCACTTAATACCTCTTTTGCTAGTTCATCATACACTTTTGCTCCACGTGATTTAGGAGCATATTCTGTAATTGCCTCTCCATAACTTGGAGCTTCAGCAAGCTTTGTAATTCTAGGAATAATGGTCTGATAAACTTTTTCTCCAAAATATGATTGAACTTCTTTCACTACTTCAGCGCCTAAATTTGTTCGTGCATCCAGCATGGTCATTAATACACCTTCAACATCTAGGTTTTTATTAAAGTGCTTTTGAACTAAACGAATTGTATTTAAAAGCTGGCTTAACCCTTCCATAGCATAATATTCACTTTGAACTGGGATAAGAATTGAATCTGAAGCGGTAAAAGCATTGATTGATAATTGTCCTAATGAAGGTGGGCAATCAATAAAAATAAAATCATATTGATCATTTACTTCATCAATTCCTTGTTTTAATCTAGTTTCTCGTGCCATCATTGAGGTCAATTCCATTTCAGCACCTGCTAATTGAATTGTAGCTGGTACAATATCTAAGTTTTCAACTTCAGTATGATGAATAGTCGAAGCAATAGGCACTTCATCAATCAGAACATTATAGACATCTTGATCAACATCAGACTTTTCAATTCCAAGTCCAGATGTTGCATTCCCTTGTGGATCTGTATCTACTACTAAGACCTTATAGCCATGCTTTGCTACACTAGCTCCTAAATTAATTGTAGTAGTGGTTTTCCCCACTCCACCTTTTTGGTTAGCAACAGATATAATTTGAGCCATTAGTCCTCCTGCTTTCTGAGCATTTCAATGGTAAGAGTATATGAATCTTGATTCTTATCTTCCTTATATTTAACTTCCATTCCTGATTGTTTAGCCTTCTCAATTGCTTCTTTAAAAGTATTAATTTGTAACCTAAAGTCTTTAGGTGTACGCATCCGAACAGTTGGTTTTTTAACTTTTTTCTTTTTAACTTCTGGTTTTTCTTCTTCAGCTAAAAAGCCATCAATATCCTTTACTAAACGTTCAGTATCCTTAACATTCAAATGTTGCTCAATAATTATTTGAGCAGCTCTTTCTTGATCCGCTGGTGTTAATTTTAAAAGAGCTCGTCCATGACGTTGCGTTAAAGTCCTATTTACTAATAATTCTTGAATCTTAGGATCTAGTTTTAAAAGTCTTACCTTGTTAGCAATATAAGATTGACTTTTTCCCACTTGCTTAGCCAATTCTGTTTGCGTTAATTCATTTGATTGCATTAATTGAACATAAGCTTGTGCTTCATCAATTGGATTCAAATCTTCTCTTTGAAGATTTTCAATCACAGCTAACGAAGCTACTTTTTCATCATCCATCTCTTCAACAATGGCCGAAATTTTATTCCAGCCTAGCGATTTTGCAGCCCGATAGCGTCGTTCTCCTGCAATAATTTCATACTCGTCATTCTTTTGTGGACGAGAACGTAAAATGATTGGTTGGAGTAAACCTTGTTGTTCCAAAGTTTGTGCCAATTCTCCAATTGATTCCTCACTAAATGTTTTTCTTGGTTGATAAGGATTAGGAACTATTTTACTTAATTCAATTTCTTGAACTTGTTTTTCCTTAGGAACATCATTTTTTCGATTAAAGAATAATCCCATACTTTCCTCCACTTTATCTCATTATAACGGCTTGCGAGCAGGCGTACCTGCTTGACGCGGGTATTTTTTAGGGGTTACTGCCACCTTTTTTATGACAATTAAAGTTCTTTCATCTGTACTATTTGGTAGCACCAACTCTTTTACTTCTTGAACTTCTCCACCTAAAATTTTAATCGCCTTTTTTGCATCATTTAATTCTTCTTGAGCTTTAGGACCCTTTAAAGCAATTAAATATCCATCTTTTTTCACTAACGGCAAACAAT
This genomic window contains:
- a CDS encoding ParA family protein, with the translated sequence MAQIISVANQKGGVGKTTTTINLGASVAKHGYKVLVVDTDPQGNATSGLGIEKSDVDQDVYNVLIDEVPIASTIHHTEVENLDIVPATIQLAGAEMELTSMMARETRLKQGIDEVNDQYDFIFIDCPPSLGQLSINAFTASDSILIPVQSEYYAMEGLSQLLNTIRLVQKHFNKNLDVEGVLMTMLDARTNLGAEVVKEVQSYFGEKVYQTIIPRITKLAEAPSYGEAITEYAPKSRGAKVYDELAKEVLSAHGKEF
- the noc gene encoding nucleoid occlusion protein; amino-acid sequence: MGLFFNRKNDVPKEKQVQEIELSKIVPNPYQPRKTFSEESIGELAQTLEQQGLLQPIILRSRPQKNDEYEIIAGERRYRAAKSLGWNKISAIVEEMDDEKVASLAVIENLQREDLNPIDEAQAYVQLMQSNELTQTELAKQVGKSQSYIANKVRLLKLDPKIQELLVNRTLTQRHGRALLKLTPADQERAAQIIIEQHLNVKDTERLVKDIDGFLAEEEKPEVKKKKVKKPTVRMRTPKDFRLQINTFKEAIEKAKQSGMEVKYKEDKNQDSYTLTIEMLRKQED
- a CDS encoding ParB/RepB/Spo0J family partition protein, translating into MVKNSKDLKKRGLGRGLEALFEDAPKVKNDQGEEVQKITLTEIRPNPYQPRKTFDEKSLQELSASIKENGVFQPIILRKSLNGYEIIAGERRFRASKLAKEKTIPAIIRDFDEAQMMEVAILENLQREDLTPLEEAQAYDTLQKNLGLTQEEVSKRLGKSRPYIANYLRLLTLPQKTKRMLQHGQLSMGQARTLLGLKNKEGIDKLAKKVVSEGITVRQLEALVNKLNEKNKLTKKKVIRKSAFIVASESQLKDRFGTGVNITESKKGKGHLSINFDSTQELNRILDLLGVNLDK